One window of the Klebsiella sp. WP3-W18-ESBL-02 genome contains the following:
- a CDS encoding YheU family protein has product MIIPWQDLDPQTLDNLIESFVLREGTDYGEYERSLAQKVADVKQQLQTGEAVLVWSELHETVNIMPRNQFRG; this is encoded by the coding sequence ATGATCATTCCATGGCAGGACCTCGACCCGCAAACGCTGGATAACCTGATTGAAAGCTTTGTCTTGCGCGAAGGCACTGATTATGGTGAATATGAGCGTTCACTTGCGCAAAAGGTCGCCGACGTCAAACAGCAGCTACAAACAGGCGAAGCGGTGCTGGTCTGGTCAGAACTTCACGAGACCGTCAATATCATGCCCCGTAACCAATTCCGCGGTTAA
- a CDS encoding phosphoribulokinase yields the protein MSAKHPVIAVTGSSGAGTTTTSLAFRKIFAQLNLRSAEVEGDSFHRYTRPEMDMAIRKARDLGRHISYFGPDANDFGLLEQTFRDYGLTGKGKSRKYLHTYDEAVPWNQVPGTFTPWQPLPEPTDVLFYEGLHGGVVTPQHDVARHVDLLVGVVPIVNLEWIQKMIRDTSERGHSREAVMDSVVRSMEDYINYITPQFSRTHINFQRVPTVDTSNPFAAKSIPSLDESFVVIHFRNLKNIDYPWLLAMLQGSFISHMNTLVVPGGKMGLAMELIMTPLVQRLMEGRN from the coding sequence ATGTCTGCCAAACACCCGGTTATTGCCGTTACCGGCTCCAGCGGAGCGGGTACGACCACCACCAGCCTCGCATTCCGTAAAATCTTCGCCCAGCTTAACCTGCGATCCGCCGAGGTCGAAGGTGACAGCTTCCACCGCTATACACGCCCGGAAATGGACATGGCGATCCGCAAGGCCCGCGATCTGGGCCGCCATATCAGCTACTTCGGTCCGGATGCCAATGACTTTGGTCTGCTGGAACAGACTTTTCGCGATTACGGCCTGACCGGTAAAGGGAAGTCGCGCAAATACCTGCACACCTACGACGAAGCGGTACCGTGGAACCAGGTGCCCGGCACGTTCACACCCTGGCAGCCCCTGCCGGAGCCTACCGACGTGCTATTCTACGAAGGGCTCCACGGCGGCGTGGTGACGCCGCAGCACGACGTGGCCCGCCACGTGGATCTGCTGGTCGGCGTGGTGCCGATCGTAAACCTTGAGTGGATCCAGAAGATGATTCGCGACACCAGCGAACGCGGCCACTCGCGCGAAGCGGTCATGGACTCGGTGGTGCGCTCAATGGAAGACTACATCAACTACATCACCCCGCAGTTTTCACGCACACACATCAACTTCCAGCGCGTGCCCACGGTCGACACGTCTAACCCCTTCGCCGCGAAAAGTATTCCATCGCTGGACGAGAGCTTTGTGGTGATTCACTTCCGTAATCTTAAAAACATCGACTATCCGTGGCTGCTGGCCATGCTTCAGGGATCGTTTATTTCGCATATGAATACGCTGGTCGTTCCCGGCGGGAAGATGGGGCTGGCAATGGAATTGATTATGACGCCGCTGGTGCAGCGTTTAATGGAAGGCCGCAACTAA
- a CDS encoding hydrolase, whose product MTETTHHDLNIDTCSSATFVPMRGVSNRHLQTMLPRLIRRKLQFTPHWQRLELPDGDFVDLAWSEDPQAARHKPRLVVFHGLEGSLYSPYAHGLINAAKEQGWLGVVMHFRGCSGEPNRLNRIYHSGETEDGTWFLHWLAREYGHVPTAAVGYSLGGNMLACLLAKEGDNVPVDAAAIVSAPFMLEACSYHMDKGFSRVYQRYLLNLLKGNAARKLKAYPGSLPVDLRQLKSMRRIREFDDSITSKIHGFADAIDYYRQCSAMPILSKITKPTLIIHAKDDPFMDHHSIPAQEELPDNVEYQLTEHGGHVGFIGGTLRHPEMWLEKRIPTWLMRWLGTKG is encoded by the coding sequence ATGACTGAAACCACCCACCACGACCTCAACATCGACACCTGCAGCAGCGCCACCTTCGTGCCGATGCGCGGCGTCAGCAATCGCCATCTGCAAACGATGCTGCCGCGCCTTATTCGCCGTAAGCTGCAGTTCACGCCGCACTGGCAGCGTCTTGAGCTGCCGGACGGCGACTTTGTCGATCTGGCGTGGAGTGAAGACCCGCAGGCCGCGCGCCATAAACCGCGCCTGGTGGTGTTCCATGGGCTGGAGGGCAGCCTGTACAGCCCGTATGCTCACGGTTTAATTAATGCGGCAAAAGAACAGGGCTGGTTGGGCGTCGTGATGCACTTTCGCGGCTGCAGCGGCGAGCCCAACCGCCTGAACCGTATCTATCACTCCGGTGAAACGGAAGATGGCACTTGGTTCCTGCACTGGCTGGCGCGCGAATACGGCCATGTGCCGACCGCAGCGGTGGGCTATTCGCTGGGCGGCAATATGCTCGCCTGCCTGCTGGCGAAAGAAGGTGATAACGTCCCGGTGGATGCCGCGGCGATCGTCTCAGCGCCGTTTATGCTGGAAGCCTGTAGTTATCATATGGATAAGGGCTTTTCCCGCGTCTACCAGCGCTACCTGCTCAATCTGCTCAAGGGCAACGCGGCCCGCAAGCTCAAGGCCTATCCCGGCTCGCTGCCGGTAGATTTACGCCAGCTGAAAAGCATGCGTCGCATCCGCGAGTTTGACGACTCGATTACCTCAAAAATTCACGGCTTCGCCGATGCCATTGACTACTATCGTCAATGCAGCGCGATGCCTATCTTAAGCAAAATCACCAAGCCGACGCTGATCATCCACGCTAAGGACGATCCGTTTATGGATCATCATTCTATTCCCGCCCAGGAAGAGCTGCCGGATAACGTCGAGTATCAGTTGACCGAGCACGGCGGGCACGTGGGCTTTATCGGTGGGACTCTCCGCCACCCGGAAATGTGGCTGGAGAAACGCATCCCCACCTGGCTGATGCGCTGGCTGGGGACGAAAGGATGA